A part of Podarcis muralis chromosome 13, rPodMur119.hap1.1, whole genome shotgun sequence genomic DNA contains:
- the ZNHIT1 gene encoding zinc finger HIT domain-containing protein 1 isoform X2, translated as MVEKKISARSQDPSQRRILDRATRQRRLNRQLEALENDNFQDDPHANMPQLVKRLPQFDDDAETGKKKKKTRGDHFKLRFRKNFQALLEEQNLNVSEGPNYLTACAPPSNLPQRHFCTVCGFPSNYTCVSCGTRYCCVKCLGTHQETRCLKWTV; from the exons ATGGTGGAGAAGAAAATCTCAG caCGGTCTCAGGACCCCAGCCAGAGGCGCATCTTAGACCGGGCCACCCGGCAGCGGCGCCTGAACCGCCAGTTGGAGGCGCTCGAGAATGACAACTTCCAGGATGACCCTCACGCCAACATGCCCCAGCTTGTGAAGCGCTTGCCCCAGTTTGACGACGACGCTGAAACAG ggaagaagaagaagaaaacgcgGGGGGACCATTTCAAGCTGCGTTTCCGCAAGAACTTCCAAGCCTTGCTGGAAGAACAG AACCTGAACGTGAGCGAAGGACCCAACTACCTGACAGCGTGTGCGCCCCCTTCCAACCTGCCCCAGCGCCACTTCTGCACCGTCTGTGGCTTCCCGTCAAACTACACATGTGTATCGTGCGGAACCCGGTACTGCTGCGTCAAGTGTCTGGGGACGCACCAGGAAACTCG GTGTCTGAAGTGGACTGTCTGA
- the ZNHIT1 gene encoding zinc finger HIT domain-containing protein 1 isoform X1 yields MVEKKISARSQDPSQRRILDRATRQRRLNRQLEALENDNFQDDPHANMPQLVKRLPQFDDDAETGKKKKKTRGDHFKLRFRKNFQALLEEQVPLGPPTPLCGTWNLNVSEGPNYLTACAPPSNLPQRHFCTVCGFPSNYTCVSCGTRYCCVKCLGTHQETRCLKWTV; encoded by the exons ATGGTGGAGAAGAAAATCTCAG caCGGTCTCAGGACCCCAGCCAGAGGCGCATCTTAGACCGGGCCACCCGGCAGCGGCGCCTGAACCGCCAGTTGGAGGCGCTCGAGAATGACAACTTCCAGGATGACCCTCACGCCAACATGCCCCAGCTTGTGAAGCGCTTGCCCCAGTTTGACGACGACGCTGAAACAG ggaagaagaagaagaaaacgcgGGGGGACCATTTCAAGCTGCGTTTCCGCAAGAACTTCCAAGCCTTGCTGGAAGAACAGGTGCCTCTAGGCCCTCCCACTCCCCTTTGTGGGACGTGG AACCTGAACGTGAGCGAAGGACCCAACTACCTGACAGCGTGTGCGCCCCCTTCCAACCTGCCCCAGCGCCACTTCTGCACCGTCTGTGGCTTCCCGTCAAACTACACATGTGTATCGTGCGGAACCCGGTACTGCTGCGTCAAGTGTCTGGGGACGCACCAGGAAACTCG GTGTCTGAAGTGGACTGTCTGA